From one Nitrosococcus halophilus Nc 4 genomic stretch:
- a CDS encoding DUF3147 family protein has product MLYSLIKLMITSLLVVAIAEIGKRSSLFGAVLASIPLVSVLGMIWLYIDTHNAKKVAELASSIFWLTLPSLILFVSLPFLLQHGVNFFLSLAVSIGLTVGGYFLTVFVLSKFGIGL; this is encoded by the coding sequence TTGCTATATTCCCTCATAAAACTGATGATTACCAGCCTTCTTGTGGTAGCGATTGCAGAGATCGGCAAGCGCAGTTCTCTTTTTGGGGCAGTGCTGGCATCGATTCCTCTCGTATCAGTCCTGGGGATGATTTGGCTATACATTGATACTCATAATGCTAAGAAGGTGGCAGAGTTGGCCAGCAGCATCTTTTGGTTGACGCTCCCCTCACTGATCCTGTTTGTAAGCCTTCCCTTTCTTTTGCAGCACGGCGTCAACTTTTTCTTGAGCCTTGCTGTGTCCATAGGGCTTACGGTCGGCGGCTACTTTCTCACAGTATTTGTTCTGAGCAAATTTGGAATTGGACTGTAG
- a CDS encoding copper-translocating P-type ATPase: MPHTAHRSSQEAQRPKKQTPEEHKAHHDRFAGSESGPPQEARRGRAREGAPQGHDHATMVADFRRRFWISLILTFPILALSPMIQEALNLKQMLAFPGSLYLLFGLASGVFFYGGWPFIKGLFNELKQRQPGMMTLISLAIMVAYFYSSAVVFGLSGKIFFWELATLIDVMLLGHWIEMKSVMGASGALEALVRLMPTEAHRLKGDNTTEEVPVTELKPGDRVVVKPGEKVPTDGLIVEGTSSLNEAMLTGESKPVTRSEGEEAIGGALNGEGALVLEIQKTGAETYLSQVIEMVRQAQGSRSRTQDLANRAAQWLTYIALSVGGLTLLAWFLLGESFEFALERMVTVMVITCPHALGLAVPLVVAVSTSLAALNGLLIRNRASFERARNLQAIVFDKTGTLTEGRFGVSDVIPLADLDEKALLHLAASLEQQSEHPIAQGIVEAAQEKGISLSKIKAFQNLPGRGAQAVIEKQQIKVVSPGYLKEQELEVQDERLSEVAAQGKTVVYVLGEGKILGAIALADIIREESFEAIAHLKEMGIQCMMLTGDSRAVATHVAKELGLDDYFAEVLPHEKAAKIREVKSRGLVVAMVGDGVNDAPALVEADLGIAIGAGTDVAIESADIVLVRNDPRDVSATLGLSRATYGKMIQNLLWATGYNTVAIPLAAGVAYPIGLVLSPAVGAALMSVSTVIVAINAKLLERYRAKMGEEKEEEAPPTAVKPAPAPARESKYQWVVPATVIFLMAAVLVGGILWVQLGGKIKEETPTVAEAEKETPAAPQPTEPLPSGETSIARAPPSEEVAPPPKKPAEVAQPPTLPEKAPEKPEAPVEKTPVTPPSERPRKKVEEVAPAPPSTPAAKEKPEKVEVAPATPKTVTVQSGDTLSRIAERIYGDPMQWRLIYDANRDQLENPDQIRVGMKLTLPPSSNE, encoded by the coding sequence ATGCCGCACACCGCACACCGCTCATCCCAGGAAGCACAGCGTCCCAAAAAGCAGACCCCGGAGGAGCATAAAGCCCATCACGACCGATTCGCCGGGAGCGAATCGGGACCTCCGCAGGAGGCCCGAAGGGGTCGCGCCAGGGAGGGCGCGCCTCAAGGCCACGACCACGCGACCATGGTCGCGGATTTTCGCCGCCGGTTTTGGATTTCCTTAATCCTGACATTCCCTATTCTGGCCCTCTCGCCCATGATCCAAGAGGCGCTGAACCTAAAGCAGATGCTCGCCTTTCCCGGATCCTTATACCTCTTATTTGGGTTGGCCAGTGGGGTCTTCTTTTATGGGGGTTGGCCTTTTATCAAAGGACTGTTTAATGAGCTGAAGCAGCGCCAGCCCGGGATGATGACCTTAATCTCCCTGGCGATCATGGTGGCCTATTTCTATTCGAGCGCGGTGGTCTTTGGGCTGTCGGGCAAGATCTTTTTCTGGGAACTGGCCACCCTGATTGATGTCATGTTGCTCGGTCACTGGATCGAGATGAAATCGGTGATGGGGGCCTCGGGTGCGCTGGAAGCGTTAGTGCGGTTAATGCCTACGGAAGCCCACCGCTTAAAGGGCGATAACACCACCGAGGAGGTCCCGGTCACGGAGCTTAAACCGGGCGATCGGGTGGTGGTCAAGCCGGGAGAGAAAGTCCCCACAGATGGTCTTATCGTTGAGGGCACCTCCAGCTTGAACGAAGCGATGTTGACTGGGGAATCCAAGCCGGTCACCCGCAGTGAAGGGGAAGAGGCCATCGGCGGCGCGCTTAATGGGGAAGGGGCGCTGGTGCTGGAGATCCAAAAGACGGGAGCTGAAACCTACCTCTCCCAAGTTATCGAAATGGTCCGCCAGGCCCAAGGTTCTCGTTCCCGCACCCAGGATTTAGCCAACCGCGCCGCCCAATGGCTGACCTATATTGCCCTCTCGGTGGGTGGGCTGACGCTCCTGGCCTGGTTTCTCCTGGGGGAATCCTTTGAATTTGCCTTAGAGCGGATGGTGACGGTGATGGTCATCACCTGCCCCCATGCGTTGGGATTGGCGGTGCCCTTGGTGGTGGCGGTGAGCACTTCCCTGGCTGCGCTCAATGGCCTATTAATCCGCAACCGGGCCTCCTTTGAACGAGCCCGGAATCTGCAGGCCATTGTCTTTGATAAGACCGGGACCCTCACCGAGGGTCGCTTTGGGGTTTCCGATGTCATCCCTCTGGCGGATTTAGATGAAAAAGCCCTATTACACTTGGCCGCCTCCCTAGAGCAACAGTCGGAGCACCCCATTGCCCAAGGAATTGTAGAGGCGGCTCAAGAAAAAGGCATCTCACTTAGCAAAATCAAGGCGTTTCAGAATTTGCCGGGGCGTGGCGCCCAGGCCGTGATTGAGAAACAGCAAATCAAGGTGGTCAGTCCCGGTTATCTCAAAGAGCAGGAACTGGAAGTCCAGGATGAGCGCCTGAGCGAAGTGGCGGCCCAAGGCAAGACCGTGGTTTATGTCCTCGGCGAGGGGAAAATCCTGGGGGCTATTGCGCTGGCGGATATTATCCGCGAGGAATCCTTTGAGGCCATTGCCCATCTCAAGGAAATGGGCATTCAGTGCATGATGCTGACGGGAGATAGCCGCGCCGTGGCTACCCATGTGGCCAAGGAGCTGGGATTAGATGATTATTTTGCCGAAGTGCTGCCCCATGAAAAGGCGGCCAAAATTCGCGAGGTAAAGTCCCGAGGATTGGTGGTGGCCATGGTGGGGGATGGGGTGAATGATGCCCCGGCCTTGGTAGAGGCTGATTTAGGAATTGCCATTGGCGCGGGGACTGACGTGGCCATCGAGTCCGCGGACATTGTCCTGGTCCGTAACGACCCCCGGGATGTGTCCGCCACATTGGGTTTATCTCGCGCCACTTACGGCAAGATGATTCAGAACTTGCTCTGGGCCACCGGCTACAACACAGTGGCTATTCCGCTGGCTGCTGGCGTTGCCTATCCTATTGGGTTGGTGCTCTCGCCGGCGGTAGGGGCAGCGCTCATGTCGGTGAGCACGGTCATTGTGGCCATCAATGCCAAGCTCCTGGAACGTTACCGAGCCAAGATGGGGGAGGAAAAAGAGGAGGAAGCCCCGCCCACCGCAGTCAAACCGGCGCCGGCGCCCGCAAGGGAGTCCAAATATCAATGGGTAGTGCCCGCGACAGTCATTTTTTTGATGGCTGCCGTGTTGGTCGGGGGTATTTTATGGGTGCAACTGGGCGGGAAAATAAAAGAGGAAACCCCCACCGTGGCAGAGGCGGAGAAAGAGACACCAGCAGCTCCCCAGCCTACCGAACCGCTACCCAGTGGTGAAACGAGCATCGCCAGGGCGCCCCCTAGTGAGGAGGTGGCGCCCCCACCGAAAAAGCCTGCAGAAGTGGCTCAGCCTCCCACACTACCAGAGAAGGCGCCTGAGAAACCTGAAGCCCCAGTAGAGAAAACCCCGGTGACTCCGCCCTCGGAACGTCCCCGTAAAAAGGTCGAAGAAGTCGCACCAGCACCTCCTTCCACACCGGCAGCCAAAGAAAAACCAGAGAAGGTCGAAGTGGCCCCGGCGACGCCGAAGACCGTAACCGTCCAATCGGGAGATACCCTCTCTCGGATTGCAGAGCGCATCTACGGCGATCCCATGCAGTGGCGTCTTATCTATGACGCCAATCGGGACCAGCTCGAGAACCCTGATCAGATAAGAGTGGGGATGAAACTTACCCTGCCTCCCTCCAGTAATGAATAA
- a CDS encoding glycosyltransferase — protein MADFQVTQIEDYAPYIGSEAVERIVRKAERLRDLHVVNVNSTYYGGGVAQILSSQTLLLNQLGIKTGWRVIQGRPDFFSITKKMHNALQGGEINLTEQKKKIYQEVIYENALRMHLDHDMVIVHDPQPLPLIQHFRKKCPWIWRCHVDLSHPDPELWRYLASFIERYDAAVLSLEDYAQALSVPQRFFMPAIDPFSSTNRELMEEEAQERLDHYDIPTDLPLVVQVSRFDRWKDPQGVIDAFRLARKEVACTLVLIGNVATDDPEGKEIFESLCRCGDDRIFILSCQDSALVNALQRRAAVVLQKSIREGFGLTVTEAMWKGAAVIGGKVGGIRYQIQDGVNGFLVSSVEEAAQRMVQLVKDEALQQRLGEKARETVREQFLLTRLVEQYLDLLGAFKASFLLKD, from the coding sequence ATGGCAGATTTCCAGGTGACCCAAATTGAAGATTATGCACCTTATATTGGTTCTGAAGCGGTAGAACGAATTGTCAGGAAGGCAGAGCGATTGCGGGACCTCCATGTGGTGAATGTCAACTCCACCTATTACGGCGGTGGGGTAGCGCAAATTCTCTCCTCTCAGACTCTACTGCTGAACCAACTGGGGATCAAAACTGGCTGGCGAGTGATTCAAGGACGGCCGGATTTTTTTAGTATCACTAAAAAAATGCACAATGCCCTGCAAGGGGGTGAAATCAACCTTACTGAACAGAAGAAGAAAATCTACCAGGAAGTGATTTACGAAAATGCCCTGCGCATGCATTTGGATCATGACATGGTTATTGTGCACGACCCCCAGCCTTTACCCCTGATTCAACATTTCCGCAAGAAGTGTCCTTGGATTTGGCGCTGCCATGTGGATCTCTCCCATCCGGACCCGGAACTTTGGCGCTACCTGGCTTCGTTTATTGAACGCTATGATGCTGCGGTTTTGAGTCTTGAAGACTATGCTCAGGCATTGTCTGTGCCACAGCGGTTTTTCATGCCGGCCATTGATCCCTTTTCCTCCACCAATCGGGAATTGATGGAGGAAGAGGCCCAGGAACGGTTAGATCATTACGATATCCCGACCGACCTGCCTTTGGTGGTCCAAGTGTCCCGCTTTGACCGCTGGAAGGACCCCCAAGGGGTGATTGATGCTTTTCGTCTCGCGCGTAAGGAAGTCGCCTGCACGCTGGTGCTGATTGGTAATGTGGCCACCGATGATCCGGAAGGTAAAGAGATCTTCGAATCCCTGTGCCGATGCGGCGATGACCGCATTTTTATTCTCTCTTGTCAGGACTCAGCACTGGTGAATGCGCTGCAAAGACGGGCCGCGGTGGTGTTGCAAAAATCTATCCGCGAAGGCTTTGGGTTGACTGTGACCGAAGCCATGTGGAAGGGGGCAGCGGTCATTGGGGGTAAGGTGGGGGGGATCCGTTATCAGATCCAGGATGGGGTCAACGGTTTTCTGGTCTCCTCTGTGGAAGAGGCAGCTCAGCGCATGGTGCAACTGGTCAAAGATGAAGCGTTGCAGCAGCGTCTAGGCGAAAAAGCACGGGAGACGGTGCGTGAGCAATTCCTGCTTACCCGTCTGGTGGAACAGTATCTGGATCTATTAGGCGCCTTTAAAGCCAGCTTTTTATTGAAAGATTAA
- a CDS encoding YHS domain-containing protein: MVRDPVCLMALDPRNAHSATEYRGRTYYFCSSNCRDKFLADPALFVNKAPGMRMTVGVMGSATSEVPLPLEEKAYALGQAVAAQGFILMTGACPGLPYACARGVHDYGGLSVGISPALSLDEHVHKYYSPSDAFDVLIYTGSGLMGREVTNIRSSDVVIILGGRSGTLGEFAIAYDEGKLIGVLEGSGGITEQLPYIVASMGDKDTGARLIYDSNPKTLVQQLSEVYTTHHFKRPSCFCGEFVPAGG; the protein is encoded by the coding sequence ATGGTCCGTGATCCCGTTTGTTTGATGGCTTTAGATCCCCGAAATGCTCATTCAGCTACGGAATACCGAGGTCGGACTTATTATTTTTGCTCCTCAAATTGTCGGGATAAATTTCTAGCCGATCCGGCATTATTTGTAAATAAAGCCCCTGGGATGCGCATGACGGTGGGAGTAATGGGTTCGGCCACCTCTGAAGTGCCCCTTCCCCTGGAAGAAAAAGCCTATGCCCTGGGACAGGCTGTTGCCGCCCAGGGTTTTATCCTAATGACGGGTGCTTGTCCGGGGCTTCCCTATGCCTGTGCGCGGGGCGTCCATGACTATGGTGGGCTTTCGGTAGGCATTTCGCCAGCCCTCAGCCTGGATGAACATGTGCACAAATATTATTCCCCTTCTGATGCCTTTGATGTGCTGATCTACACGGGCAGTGGTCTTATGGGCCGCGAGGTGACCAATATCCGCTCTAGTGACGTGGTGATTATCCTGGGCGGCCGCTCCGGTACCCTGGGGGAGTTTGCTATTGCCTATGATGAGGGCAAATTAATCGGCGTGCTTGAAGGCAGTGGCGGCATTACCGAGCAACTTCCCTACATCGTGGCCAGTATGGGCGACAAAGACACAGGGGCTCGGTTAATTTATGACTCTAATCCGAAAACCCTAGTGCAACAGCTTTCAGAAGTCTATACCACCCACCATTTCAAACGGCCCTCCTGTTTTTGTGGGGAATTTGTGCCGGCTGGGGGATAG
- a CDS encoding SAP domain-containing protein, producing the protein MNAILSIARLLSIPNPGLNKVELVRCIQRAEGNIDCFARAREGDCHQYGCLWREECLPLSRSGGGA; encoded by the coding sequence ATGAATGCAATACTTAGCATTGCTCGCCTGCTCAGTATACCTAATCCCGGACTCAATAAGGTCGAACTTGTCCGGTGCATTCAGCGTGCGGAGGGCAATATCGATTGTTTTGCCAGGGCGCGGGAAGGTGACTGCCATCAGTATGGTTGCCTGTGGCGGGAAGAGTGTTTGCCCCTGTCCAGGTCAGGTGGAGGTGCCTAG
- a CDS encoding SHOCT domain-containing protein, giving the protein MMGDMDHFGWGMGFGWLFMLLFWILVILGVIALVKWLVSTSSNRDRRVGKTALEILKERYARGEIDREEFEQKKRDLQG; this is encoded by the coding sequence ATGATGGGAGATATGGACCATTTCGGTTGGGGGATGGGTTTCGGTTGGTTGTTCATGCTGTTGTTCTGGATTTTGGTCATTCTAGGGGTAATCGCTTTGGTAAAGTGGCTGGTGAGCACTTCTTCAAACCGGGACCGGCGTGTTGGAAAGACTGCCTTGGAGATCTTGAAAGAGCGCTATGCGCGAGGTGAGATTGACCGGGAGGAATTCGAGCAGAAAAAGCGTGATCTCCAAGGTTAA
- a CDS encoding radical SAM protein: MVAIQRTPPATDPKFLIEDFEPAYMGLYRRGELQSRVEAALKELEDCCVCPRNCHVNRLENQARVCHTRRYAVVSTVFPHFGEEDCLRGWKGSGTLFFGLCNLRCVFCQNWDISQQREGRECTPEKIADHMLTLQARGCHNINFVTPEHVAPQVVEAIALAVPRGLRLPIVYNTSAYDGLASLRLLEGLVDIYMPDFKFWSRESARRLAKAKDYPERAREAILEMQRQVGPLRFGPDGLARRGLLMRHLVMPGQEEEAEAIFEWLAHEVSPDTYVNIMDQYYPAYQIGVKSAKGNYSDIERRPFSREIKAAYASARNGGLYRFDERW; the protein is encoded by the coding sequence ATGGTTGCCATTCAAAGAACGCCTCCCGCCACAGATCCAAAGTTTCTTATCGAGGATTTTGAGCCTGCCTATATGGGGCTTTATCGACGGGGTGAACTTCAATCCCGGGTAGAGGCTGCCCTAAAGGAACTTGAAGACTGCTGTGTTTGCCCCCGTAATTGTCATGTGAATCGGCTTGAAAACCAGGCTCGAGTTTGCCATACCAGGCGGTACGCGGTGGTTTCAACCGTATTTCCCCACTTTGGCGAAGAGGATTGCCTGCGGGGTTGGAAGGGCTCTGGGACCCTCTTTTTTGGGTTGTGCAATTTGCGTTGCGTGTTCTGTCAAAACTGGGATATTTCCCAGCAAAGAGAGGGGCGGGAGTGTACGCCGGAGAAAATCGCAGACCACATGTTGACGCTTCAGGCACGGGGGTGCCACAACATCAATTTTGTGACCCCCGAACATGTGGCTCCCCAGGTGGTGGAAGCCATTGCCCTAGCGGTTCCCCGAGGGTTGCGCTTGCCGATTGTCTACAACACCAGTGCTTATGATGGCTTGGCCTCGTTACGGTTGCTTGAAGGTCTGGTGGATATTTATATGCCTGACTTTAAGTTCTGGAGCCGAGAAAGTGCGCGGCGGTTAGCTAAAGCCAAGGATTATCCGGAACGGGCCCGTGAGGCGATTCTGGAAATGCAGCGGCAAGTAGGTCCTCTCCGTTTTGGTCCTGATGGCCTAGCCCGCCGCGGCCTGCTGATGCGGCATTTGGTCATGCCTGGTCAGGAAGAGGAGGCCGAAGCGATCTTTGAGTGGTTAGCCCATGAGGTTTCCCCAGATACTTATGTAAACATCATGGATCAGTATTATCCCGCCTATCAGATTGGGGTTAAAAGTGCGAAGGGGAACTACTCTGATATTGAACGCAGGCCATTTTCCCGTGAAATTAAAGCAGCCTATGCTTCGGCACGTAATGGGGGTTTGTACCGGTTTGATGAACGGTGGTGA
- a CDS encoding PAS domain-containing sensor histidine kinase, whose translation MLHSPSGIGEQLQQPGTAEFQHLLEKLPAGAYMCDPNGLITYFNQRAVELWGRAPKLNDAEDRFCGSFKLFSPDGSPIHHNQCWMALALYTEREYNGREIIIERPNGHRLTVEAHANPIYDEVGTLLGAVNVLVDITARKQAEEKQRQMQAKLAHMERLSLAGGMAAGLAHELNQPLAAIVSYSEACLNLLHSGKAGTPKLIKIMERIVEQGQRAGKITHRLKDLTGKTTRQRIPVNLNVLIGETINLIEAKIRERKVKLRLDLADWLPPVEANPLQLQQVLVNLIQNSLEAMSDIEAHQRRLFIGTAHTASGAIEVAVRDSGPGLTREILEQLFQPFVTTKPYGMGLGLSISKSIIEAHGGQLWIISNPGKGGTFHFTLPRQPFT comes from the coding sequence ATGTTGCACTCACCATCCGGTATAGGGGAGCAACTTCAACAACCTGGAACAGCAGAGTTCCAGCACTTGCTGGAGAAGCTACCAGCAGGTGCCTACATGTGCGACCCTAATGGTCTGATCACTTACTTCAACCAGCGTGCAGTTGAACTTTGGGGTCGGGCGCCGAAACTAAACGATGCCGAAGACCGGTTCTGCGGCTCCTTTAAGCTATTTTCCCCTGACGGCTCACCGATTCATCACAACCAGTGCTGGATGGCATTGGCACTCTACACGGAGAGGGAATATAACGGACGCGAGATTATCATCGAGCGCCCAAACGGTCACCGCCTCACCGTCGAAGCCCACGCCAACCCGATTTACGACGAGGTAGGGACACTCCTCGGGGCGGTGAACGTTCTCGTGGACATCACTGCTCGGAAGCAAGCCGAAGAAAAGCAGCGCCAGATGCAAGCGAAACTAGCGCACATGGAGCGGCTCAGTCTTGCGGGAGGGATGGCCGCGGGATTGGCCCATGAACTCAATCAACCCTTGGCTGCCATTGTCTCTTATAGCGAAGCCTGCCTTAATCTGCTGCACTCGGGAAAAGCAGGGACCCCCAAACTCATCAAAATCATGGAGCGAATAGTAGAACAAGGGCAGCGGGCCGGGAAAATCACCCACCGTTTAAAGGATCTTACGGGCAAAACGACGCGGCAACGGATACCCGTGAACCTCAATGTGCTTATTGGCGAAACAATAAACCTTATAGAGGCCAAGATACGGGAGCGTAAAGTTAAGCTACGACTTGATTTAGCGGATTGGCTACCACCCGTTGAAGCCAACCCCCTACAACTCCAACAAGTCTTGGTCAACTTGATCCAAAATAGCCTTGAAGCCATGAGCGACATTGAAGCCCATCAACGGAGGTTATTCATTGGAACCGCTCATACCGCAAGCGGTGCCATCGAAGTGGCCGTGCGTGACAGTGGCCCGGGGCTTACTAGGGAAATCCTGGAGCAGCTATTTCAACCCTTCGTCACTACCAAGCCCTACGGTATGGGTCTAGGACTGTCAATCAGCAAGTCCATCATCGAAGCCCACGGAGGCCAATTATGGATAATTTCCAATCCTGGGAAAGGCGGTACGTTCCACTTTACCTTGCCCCGACAGCCCTTCACCTAG
- the iscB gene encoding RNA-guided endonuclease IscB — MNRVFVLDTDRKPLMPCSPARARRLLRDGKAAVYRMQPFTIILKYRVDPNPQPVEFKVDPGSKITGLALVGNFPQQGRVVLWAANLTHRGYAIRERLASRRSLRRGRRGRKTRYRAPRFLNRTKPKGWLPPSLNSRVENVSSWFNRLLDRVPISECHIETVRFDTQKIQNPEINGVEYQQGELMGYEVREYLLEKWDRKCAYCNKKDIPLEVEHIIPRSRGGSNRVSNLTLARAPCNKKKNSKTAAEFGYTQIQSKSKLPLKDAAAVNATRYAIGCTIQSVGLPTSFWSGGRTKKNRISQGYTKDHWIDAACVGESAGQVTITEGYRALHIKATGRGTRQVVRTDKYGFPRGKAGRCRRVKGFQTGDLVRPSQPQGKYAGDHVGILASIRASGTFDVKAKAGKISANWKNFKLIQRGDGYDYSLSAV, encoded by the coding sequence ATGAATAGAGTTTTTGTATTAGACACTGATAGAAAACCGTTGATGCCATGCAGCCCAGCAAGGGCAAGACGGCTGTTGCGAGACGGGAAGGCCGCGGTTTATCGGATGCAGCCATTTACGATCATCCTGAAATATAGGGTTGATCCCAACCCGCAGCCGGTTGAATTTAAGGTTGATCCGGGCAGCAAAATAACCGGGCTGGCTTTAGTTGGGAATTTTCCTCAACAGGGGCGCGTGGTGTTATGGGCCGCCAATCTTACCCATCGCGGGTACGCCATCCGTGAGCGGCTGGCTAGTCGTCGTAGTTTGCGCCGAGGTCGTAGAGGCAGAAAGACCCGCTATCGTGCGCCACGATTTCTAAACAGAACAAAACCGAAGGGTTGGCTGCCGCCATCGCTAAACTCGCGGGTTGAAAACGTTTCGAGCTGGTTTAATCGTCTGCTAGATAGAGTTCCCATTTCAGAATGTCATATCGAAACTGTGCGCTTTGATACTCAAAAAATTCAGAACCCTGAAATTAACGGCGTTGAGTATCAGCAGGGCGAGTTGATGGGGTATGAGGTGCGCGAATATCTGCTAGAGAAGTGGGACAGGAAGTGCGCTTATTGCAATAAGAAAGATATCCCGCTAGAGGTTGAGCATATTATACCGAGATCGAGGGGGGGTAGTAATCGGGTATCTAATTTAACCCTGGCCCGCGCGCCCTGCAACAAAAAAAAGAACAGCAAAACGGCGGCCGAGTTTGGATATACCCAGATCCAGTCCAAATCCAAGCTGCCTCTAAAAGATGCAGCGGCGGTCAATGCTACCCGCTACGCCATCGGGTGCACTATTCAGTCAGTGGGATTGCCGACTTCTTTTTGGTCTGGTGGGCGCACCAAGAAAAACAGGATCAGCCAAGGCTATACCAAAGACCATTGGATAGACGCGGCATGTGTTGGCGAAAGCGCTGGGCAAGTGACAATAACTGAAGGTTATCGGGCGCTACATATCAAAGCCACGGGGCGCGGAACAAGGCAAGTCGTCAGAACCGACAAATATGGCTTTCCTCGCGGCAAGGCGGGGCGGTGTAGGCGAGTAAAGGGATTTCAAACGGGTGATCTCGTCAGGCCCTCGCAACCCCAAGGCAAGTACGCTGGCGATCATGTTGGGATACTGGCCAGCATTCGGGCTAGCGGCACCTTTGATGTGAAAGCCAAGGCCGGGAAGATCTCGGCCAACTGGAAAAATTTCAAACTAATACAGAGGGGAGATGGTTATGACTACAGTCTTTCGGCTGTCTGA